The DNA region CCTCCACTCCAAAAAATATTTTTTACCTAAGGCTTATATATTTTACGCCTTTTCAGTAAAAAGGTCAACACCTTGATTTTTTAATGTTTTCTGAGTGCGTTAGAAGGAACTTAAAATGAAGAAAATTATAAATAAAATCTTCGTTTTTTCTGCGATTTTTATCGCTTCAATTTTTATTCTTACCTCAAACAAGGCTTTTGCGCAAGATTTCCTGCCAGAAGCAGCAAAGATTTCAAATACTACTGACACGTTCAAAAAGTTTTTCGAAAAAGGTAAATCTTTCTCGAAAGATAAGTGGAGTAATTTTCAAACTGTTCGAGATAATTATTTCGAAGAGTCGATAGAGGCAAAAGGATTAACTTTTGTCGATAAAAATGGTAATCAAGTTGAGAAAGCTTATTTCTCAATCTCATCAAAGCTTAGGATTAATCCTATAATAAAAATTGTAGACGAAGACGGAAATGATGAAGTGGAAGTTTCGTCTTGGCAAGCTCGTGGCGAAAAATCTCAATTCCTTTTTATTGATACTGTCGGTTTTACTCGCGCTAAAACAAATTTCACTTCTGGCGATAATTTATTGTTACCCAAAGATAATTATTATGTTTTAGCGCTCAGAATTAAATCAAATGGAGAAAAAAACTCCCAAGAGATCTGGCCAGTGCCAGTTTCGAAAAATGAGTTTAAGCGGCTTAAGGCATTAAAAAAATCCGCCATTGGCGAAGAAGTTAAGCCAATTGACGGATATAATTACTAATAACTTATAATAGTCTCGTTCGTGAGGCTATTTTTCTTGCTTAATTATTTTATCAGCTAAGCCGTATTTTACGGCCTCCTCAGCGCTCATCCAATAGTCTCGCTCCATATCGTTTTTGAGTTTTTCCAAATCCTGACCACTATTTTTGGCCAAAATTTGTGCAAGTTTTTCTTTAAGCAATAAACTTTCTTTTAGGTCAATTTCTTGATCTGTAACTTTTCCGCGCGTACCACTTGATGGCTGATGAATCATTACTCGAGAATTCGGTAAAATTGCACGCTTACCTTTTGTTCCAGCCGCCAGCAAAAATGCCCCCATCGAAGCTTGCAAACCAATCCCAATTGTTTGTACATCTGGTTTGATAAATTTAATCGTGTCATAAATCGCCAAACCATCATAAACACTTCCGCCAGGACTATTAATGTAAAGTTTAATATCTTCATCTGGATTTTCGAAAGCCAAATGAAGAAGTTGCGCCACCACGACATTCGCCGTGTGTGAATTCACATCTTCGCCCAAAAAAATAACTCGTTCTTTTAAAAGTCGCGAATAAATATCGAACGCTCGCTCACCTCTATTAGTCTCTTCAACAACCGTTGGAACTAAATAATTCTCTGTTTTTCGCATTTTAACTCCTTAATCTTTCGAAACTTCAATTATAATTTCACCATTTTTTGCAATCGCCACAAATTGCGTTCCTTTTGATGGATTTTTTACCAAAATTTCCTCGGCTATTTTGTGCTCAAGCAAATCCTCAATTGCGCGCCTAAGCGGCCTTGCCCCATTTTTAGCATCATAGCCCTTTTCAATAATAAAATCCTTCGCTGATTTTCGAACTTTCAAATTCAAACCTTTTCGAAGCAATCGATTATTTAAGTCAGATAAAAGAATATCAAAAATCTTGCCAATTTCAGTTTTTGAAAGTGATTGAAATGTAATAATTCCGTCGAATCGGTTTAAAAGCTCAGGTTTTAGAACTTTTTCAAGAGCCTTTCGAGCAAATTTTTCATTTTTTGAATGATTCTTTTTTGAAGAACTTTCCGCCTCAAACCCGAGCGATTTTTCATTCATCATTTCGCTTGCGCCAAGATTACTTGTTAAAATTACAACAGTATTTTTAAACGAAACTTTTCTACCTTGCGAATCTGTTAACTCACCATCTTCTAAGAGTTGCAAAAGTAGATTGAAAGTATCTGGGTGAGCTTTTTCAATTTCATCAAAAAGCACTACGGAATATGGCTGACGGCGAATTTTCTCTGTTAAAGTTCCGCCTTCACCATAGCCAACATAACCAGCTGGCGCACCCAAAAGTTGCGAAGTTTTATGTTTTTCGCCAAATTCGCTCATATCAATTTTAATTAAAGATTTCGAACCGCCAAAGACCTCGTTTGCAAGCTGGCGTGAAAGTTCGGTTTTTCCAACACCAGTCGGACCAAGAAAGATAAACGAACCAATTGGACGATTTTCATCTGAAATCCCAGATTTATTGCGGCGGATTGCTTTCGAAATTTTCTCAATCGCCTCACTTTGGCCAATCACCTTTTTCGTAAGGTGTTTTTCAAGATTTTGTAGAATTTTTGCCTGATTTTTTGAAATTTTTTGAACCGGAATATTCGTTTTTAAAGAAATCGCTCGCGCTACATAATCGCTCGTTAAATTAATTTTTTTCGAACTTTTTGCTTTTTGCTCCTCTTCACTAAGTTTTTTTCTAAGTTGTGAAATTCGCGTTTTATAGAGAGCCGCGTCTTCAAAGTCTTCGTTTTCTGCCGCTCGAATTTGCTTTTCATTTAATTTTTCAATCTCACGCGAGAATTCTAAAATTTTATTCGGTTTCGACACCTTCTCGCTCGCAGCTAGCGCACCAGCCTCATCTAAAATATCAATAGCTTTGTCTGGCATTTGGCGGTCAAAAATATACCTCGCGCTCATATCAACGATTTCACCCAAAACTTCATCAGAAACTTCAATATTATGATATTTTTCATATTTTTCTCGCAAACCTTTTAAAATATCAATCGTTTCATTCAAGCTTGGTTCTTCAACCTGAACAGATTGAAAACGCCGATTCAATGCAGAATCTTTCTCAATCGATTTTTTAAATTCATCAAAAGTTGTGGCACCGATTAGTTTAATTTTTCCACGAGCGAGCGCTGGCTTTAAAATATTCGCCGCATCCATTGCGCCTTCCGCCGAGCCAGTTCCTGCTAAAAGATGAATTTCATCAATAAATGCAATTATTTCTTGATGTTTTTCAAGCGCTTTAATTACATTTTTTAGCCGCTCTTCAAATTGACCACGAAATTTCGTACCAGCCAACATTCCAGCTAAATCAATTTCAAAAATTCGCTTTCCAATTAGTTGTGATGGGACTTGTTCTTTCGAAATTTTTTGAGCAAGAAGTTCAACTACAGCGGTTTTTCCAACTCCAGCCTCACCAATCAAAACTGGATTTGATTTCGTGCGACGAAGCAGAACCGTAATTAATCTCTGGACTTCAGTTTCACGCCCAATTACTGGATTAAGTTCGCCATTTTTAGCTTTTTCTGTCAAATCTTCACCAAATTTCTTCAAAATTGCAATTTCACGGCTGGATTGTTGCTTCTCTGAATTCTTTCGAAAGCTTTTTTGCTCAATTTCATCAATTCCATCAGCTGAATTTTCGTTCGAAAATAAAATATCAAAAGCATTAACTAACCCCTCAATATCAGCCCCAGTTTGCCGAAGCACAACCTGCAATTTTAAATCTTTTTGCTTTAAAATTGAGAAAAGTAGGTTTTTTGTGCCAATTTCATTATCGTCACCAGAAATTAAACTCGCCATTTTTAATGCAAAAACTGCGCGGTCGGTTAAAGCTCGCACATTTGGATCTGCAAAATCTGGCAGACTTTTCGAAATTGGCGGATTTTCAACAAAAAAATCATATAAATCTTCAAATTTTAAGCCGTATTCATATGCTAAAGTTGCCGCCGAAGATTCGCGATTTGCTAAAATTCCTAACAAAATATGTTCAATTCCAATGTAGCCAGTTTTAAATTTACGAGAGAAGAATTCTGCTCGCTCCAAACTTTTGTGCGAATTTTCACTCATTCGCGAAATAATTTCTTGAAAGTCTTCAGGTATCATAACTCTATTTTATCATACTTTTAGCACTCTTACAATATGAGTGCTAATAATTTCTTATTTTATTTGACTTTTTAGGCTTTTTTATATATAATTGTCATATTAAAATGCGTGAACTAAAACTTTCTAAAATCCAAACGCCACTTGGCGAAATGACGGCAATCGCTCATGACGATGCTTTGGTTTTTTTGGAATTTCAAGATAATGAAAATTTCGAAAAAGATTTAGCTCAAATTAAAGAGTTTTTTGAAGTTGAAAATATTGAAGAAGGCGAAAATCTACCAATTAAACAGATACGCATTGAACTTGAAGATTATTTTAAACACCCTTTTGCAGGTTTTAAAACACCAATCGAAATGATTGGAACAGATTTTCAAAAACAGGTTTGGGAGGAGCTTCAGAATATTCGCTCCGGCTCAACCTCAACATATTCTGAAATTGCCGAAAAAATTGAAAATCCTAACGCCGTTCGTGCGGTTGGCAACGCTCTGAACGCGAATAAGCTTTCCATAATTATTCCATGCCATCGAGTTCTTACGAAAGATATGGATTTTGGTGGTTATAACGGAGGACAAAACCGTAAAAGCTGGCTTCTTCAGCACGAGGGAATTTAAAAAAAACGCTCAACTAGAGCGTTTTAATTTAGAGGCTTTCGAAGTATTTTATAACTTCTTTCAGATCTTTGATATATTTGTTACAGTTTCCAGAAGCCATCATCATTGCCGGAACCGCCAAAGCGTAGTCATAGCAATTTCCAGTATCGCAATATAATCCGTTAATACGAACTGCATAGAATTTCATTCCATCATTCATTGCATTTTGTACAGGAATCTGATACATTAGCTCGCCATTTCCGTCAAACTTTTTCTCGTAATCACTCATATATTTAATGAGTTTATTTTCGAAAATTGCTCCACGAACACTTGCGAGCTCACTTTTAGCATTTTCGAAACCTGGTTTTTCGTCGATTTTTTCAACCTCTAAGACCAAATTGTCGTCTTTGTATCGCGGACGATGAATGATTTCACCCACTACAATTGCATACTTTTCGTATTCATTATCATTCTGCACTTGCTTAACCGGCAAAATACTTCCACCAAACTTTTCATAAGCTTCAAAAATTTGCTCGAATTCATTTTTACCAACTGTTGCAAAGTTATCATCTGGGAAAAAGTAAGCAAAATCACTCTCACCAATGAAATCAATAACTTTAGGTGTGCTGAGTGGAGCTTGATTACCGTAGAATTTGCAATCTTGTTGGATAAATTTTGCTGGAGCTAAAAACTCAAGTCGTTCAACTTTTTCAGCAAAATCATGTTTGCCCTTACTTCGAAGTTCTTCGACAATTGCTTTTTTACTTTCGAAAACACTTTTTATTGAAGTTTTTTCAGGACTAATAACGATTGCAATATTTTTAACCGGTATTCCAGCTTGAACTAGTTTTTCCACCAAAACCACAATCGAATTCTGCAAAAAGCTTTCAAAAGGTATTGGTAGTAATTCTTTGGCGAATCCTGTAGTCGCTGGATATCCACGCGTACCATTTCCTGCCGCAGGAATGATGACTTTCAATTCTTTACGTTTCTTTCGCATATCTAAATGCCTCCTTTTTTAAGTACTTTGGTCGCCCAAAGCCAATGCAATAATTATAACACGAGAAAAGCTAGCAGTCAACCCTGCTAGCTCTTAAAATGTTTATTGTTCTTCTCCGCCGAATTTCTCGCGGTCGCTTTCATCTCCGTCGAGGTTTTCAACAACTTCACTTTCAGTCGCTTCATTTAAAGCACTGAACAAGCCATCTTCAACATTTCCACGTGGTTTTTTTTCGGTAGATTTAGCAAGTTCAATATCAAGCTCATAGCCCGTTAGTCGACTTGCAAGGCGAACATTCTGCCCAGCGCGACCAATTGCAACACTTTGTTGATCTTCACTCACAAGCACAGTTGCTCGTTTGCGTTCGTTTTCACCAGTTTCTTTAATTTGAACTTCAACAACTTCTGCAGGACTTAACGCCTCACGGATAAATTCGCTTGGGTTTTCGCTCCAAGTTACAATATCAATTTTTTCACGTTCACCAATTTCATTCATAACAGATTGAACTCGCACACCACGACTACCAACAAAAGTTCCAACTGGATCAACACCGTTCATAATTGAACGAACCGCCATCTTAGTTCGGCGACCAGCCTCACGAGCAATAGCCACAATTTCAACCATTCCAGTTTCTAGTTCTGGCACTTCTTGTTCGAAAAGAATTTCAACGAATTTAGCATCTGCACGTGAAAGAATCAACTCCGGTGCACGACCTTCACGTTCAATTTCTTTAATAAGAACTTTAATCCGCTGGCCAACACTAAAATATTCACCATTAATTTGTTCGCGGAGTGGCATAACTCCATTTGCTTTTCCTAAATCAATTCTCACAAATCGTTGGTCAATTTTCGAAACCGAACCACTTACGATAGTACCAACTTTATCTTCGAATTCTTCAAGAATAATCTCACGTTCAGCTTCACGGAGTCGTTGCAAAACAACTTGCTTAGCAGTTTGGGCGGCCACACGACCAAAAGTTTCAACTGGGAATTTCTCTTCAACAATTTCGCCAATTTCAGCATTTGCATCAAGTTTTTTTGCATCTTCAAGAGAAATCTCGTTATTAATATTATAAGCTTCTTCGCCGTCAACAACTTCATATTGAACAAAAACTTCAGCATCACCAGTTTGAGTATTTAGCTCTGCTCGAACATTTTGGTCACGATTTCCGTTCTCGCGTCGCCAAGCAGCCGCAATCGCCATTTCAATAACTTCTAAAACTTTTTCTTCTGGTAAATTTTTTTCAGCTGCAATTGTTTTTGCCGCCAACATCATTTGTTTAATATTTAAATCTTCCATTTTATCCTTTCGAAATAATTTCTTATGAAAAATGCCGACCTGGTGGCCGACTACCTTTCAATTTTAGCACAATTTATTTTTTTCGTCAAGCTTCTAATTTAATAAAGTTAATCTTTGGTATTTTTCAAGTGATTTTGGCTTTTCTCTCAAATATTCTTGCCAATATTTTTGATTTTCGAACAAAAAATCCACCGCAGATTGTGCTCGCGAAATCATTTTTGTGTCACCGATACTTGCGAATTCCAGATTAATTTCTCCACTTTGTGCCTTGCCGTAAATTTCACCAGCACCACGAAGTTCTAAATCCTTTTCCGCCAAAATAAATCCATCATTGGTTTTCGAAATTTCTTGGAGCCTCTGTGGCGGTTTTGCATTTGAGCTCATTACAAGATAACAAAAAGCATCACCACCACCACGACCAACTCGCCCACGAAGCTGATGAAGCTGTGCTAAACCAAAACGATCCGCGTTCTCAATAACAATTACACTCGCATTCGGAACGTTAATTCCAACTTCAATAACGGTAGTTGAAAGCAGAATATCAGCTTTTTTTGCCAAAAAATCTGCCATTATTTGCTCTTTTTCTTCCGACTTCTTTTTACCATGAAGCTGTAAAATTCTAAATTCCTTAAAATCACGCTTTAATCGTTTAAATTCTGCCTCAACACTTTTAATTTCCTCGTTTTTTCCTTCTTGAATTGCCGGAACAATTACAAAAACTTGCCGTCCATTCGAAATTTCATCTCTAATCCTTGCATTCATCGGCGCACGAGAAGCTGGTGAGATGATTTCAGTTTGAACTGGCTTTCTCCCTTCAGGCTTTTCTTTCAATATTGAAATACTCAAATCACCAAAAAGTGTTAATTGTAACGATCTTGGAATTGGCGTAGCAGTCATTGCAAGTAGATGTGGCATTTTTTGGTGAGATTTTTCAAGAATTTTTTGCCTTTGAGCAACACCAAAACGGTGCTGTTCATCAATAATCACCAAACCGAGATTCAAAAAATCCACTTTTTCTTGAATGATCGCACTCGTACCGACTAAAATATCAAGATTACCATTTTTTAGATTTTCGAAAAGTGTTTTACGAGCCTTTCCTTTTACCTTTCCTGAAAGAAAGCCAATCGAAATACCACACCAAGCCAAAGTTTTTGAAAAATTTTCAGCTAATTGCTGTGCAAGAATTTCAGTTGGCGCAAAAACTGCCACTTGATAACCATTTTTTACCGCATTTAATGCCGCAATTGCCGCCACGGTTGTCTTTCCGGAACCAACATCGCCTTGCAAAAGCCGGTTCATCGGAAAATCCTGACTCATATTTTGCATAATCTCCCAAGAAGAAAGCCTTTGCGATTGCGTCAAATCAAAAGGTAGCTTTCCAACAAATTGCTTCACATCTTGGATTTTTGGCTTGATATTGTATCCACGAAGTTGCTCATTTTCAATTTTATTTAATTTTGCAGCCAAAATTAGCTCAAAAATTTCATCAAAAGCAAGCCGTTCAAGTGCTAGATTAAATTCTTCTGCCGAACCAGGAAAATGCACCCATTCAATTGCTTGTGCGCGTGAAATTAGTTCTTCTTTTCGAACAATAATTTCAGGCAAAGTTTCAGGCAGAATCTTCATCATTGGTTTTAATTCTGTTAAAATTTTTCGAATTGTTTCAGTTTTTAAACCTTTTTTTTGCGGGTAAATCGGTACAATTTCTCCACCTTTACCTGAAAAATTTTGATTTTTTGGCAATTCTTCGCGCTTCATTAAACTTGGATTCGTAATTTGATAGCGATTATAGTTAAAATCATACTTTCCTGAAAAGAAAAATTCTTCTTCATCTTGAAGCTGTTTTACGCGGTATGGCTGATTAAACCAAATTGCTTTAATTTTATCTTTCCCGTCAGTTAAAATTGCCTCGGTTATTGTCATTCCACGCCGAACTCGACGCATCGAAACTTTTTCGGCATGAGCTTTAAAAAGAACCTTCCCTGGTTTAATCTCACTTAAACTAGTTAAACTTGCAAAATCCTCATATTTTCGTGGAAAAAACTCCAAAATATCACCAACAGTTCGCAAATTAACACTTTCGAGTTTCTCGAGAGTTTTTTCACCAACACCCTTTACCAAACCTAACGAAGAATTTAAATTCATTACTAAATTTTAACATCTTTTGGAGTTTTTTTCAATTTTCGAAAAACATCTAATTATTTGCTCCTGTTTTTAGGTGGTTTTATTTATATAATAGTTGCACCAGATAAAATTAGTTAATAATAAAAAATCGCCCGTTTTGAGCGATTTTCGAAACAGATTAAACTTTATTTACTACTGGAATAACAATTGGCGTATGACCAGTCGAATCAAACAATAGGTGCGAAATATCATCTTTGATTTCTTGTTTCATGTCAGCAATTTCAACTTTTCGTTCAACTTCGCGGTCGATTTTAATCCGCAAATAATGACGAATTTTACCAATCAATTCTTCGCTATCTTTTAGATAAACAAATCCACGCGAAATCACATCCGGCGTTTTAAGAAGTCTGCCAGTTTTCTTGCTAATTGTTAGCACGATAATGAAAATACCTTCAGTTGAAATATGCAATCGGTCTTTCACAACAGCATCATGAACCGTATTTCCAGTGTTATCATAAAGAATTGAACCAACATGAACACGACCACCTTTTTTAATTTTCTTTTCTTTTGTAAGCTCAATGATATCACCACTGTCAGCAACAAGAATTTCTTCTCGTTTTAATCCAAGAACTTTCTGCGCCATTTCAGCATTATGTTGGAGCATATAAAATTCACCATGAACTGGGAGGTAATTTCTTGGGCGAATAGTTTCCACCAATCGAACGTGGTCATCGTAGTAAGCATGCCCTGAAAGATGGAGTGGACCAATGCCGTGATAATGACCGCGACCGTGCTGAATTACGCCGGCACCTTCCCGCAAGAGCCCATCAACGGTCGAAGCTACACGAGGCTCATTTCCTGGAATCGGACTTGAAGAAAATACCACAACATCTGTTGCTTTAATTTTAACAAATCGGTGAGCGCCAGTTGCCATTCGGTTTAGAACAGCGTTTAATTCACCTTGTGAGCCAGTGCAGACGATCGTAACTTTCGAATCATCAAGCTTCACGATATCTTCCATTTTTACAATAACATCTTTTGGAACTTTAATTTTTCGTGACCTCAATGCAATTTCAATCGCATTAATCATTGAAAATCCAGCAAACGCAACCTTGCGGTCGTGCTTTACTGCTTCATCTAAAATTAATTGCAGGCGGTAAATCTGGCTTGAAAAACAAGAAAAAATTAATCGTGCATGTGGATACGCCGTCATCACTTCGCCAACACTTTCACCAATAGAATACTCACTGTGTGGGTGTGTTCCTGGTGTATCAATATTAGTACTTTCGTTCATCAATAGATCAACACCTTCGGTTTGCGCAATTTCAGCAAGCCGTGGGAGATCGAATTGAGTATCAACCGGATCGTTTTCGAAACGCCAGTCACCCATATGAACAATATTCCCATTTGGCGTACGAATAACCATTGCCACACAGCCAGGAATCGAGTGTAAAACATGCACAAATTCAAGTGTCATATATTTCGAAATTCTAATTTGCTCATGTTTGAATGGGTCAACAATTTGATAATTTGGCGAAACTTCGACAACCGCCTCTTCCATCTGGCGTTTAATCATTCCAATCGTGAAATCGGTTGCATAAATTGGAATATTATTTCCAAATTCAGGTAAAAGCTGGCGGACAGCACCAATATGATCAAGGTGAGCGTGCGTAAATGCAACAGCCTTAACTTTGTGCATGTTATCTTTTAGATAAGTGATATCTGGCGTCATGAAATTTACACCAGGGTAGTCTTCATTCGGAAAAATCGAACCCATATCAATCACTAAAATTTCATCCATATATTCAATTGCGAACATATTTTTACCAATTCCAAATTCACCCAAGCCACCGAGCGGAATTACTCGCACACTATCCTTTTCTGGGCGAAGTTTTTTCAATTTTGAAGCTGTTAGCTGCTCACCATTAAAACCGTTAAAAAGTGATTTATTAACAGGAATATTAACAATATGCTGAGTTGCGCGCATATTAATATCATTCGAAATCATTCGTTGAGCTCGCACAACCGCACCACGACGCGTTGTTGTTGGTAAATTCACCTTTTTAGTGTCAGATTTTTGAACTCGAGTTTGCTTTGAAATATTCTTAGCTTTTTGAGCGATTTTTGCATTCTTCTCATTGCTTTCATTTTTAGTATTTCCAACATATTTATCTCGATTTTTTTGCAAATCTTGAGCTTTTTTCTGCAAGTTAGCACGCTTTCGAGCCTGCTTCTCATTAAAATTATCAGTCATTTTTCTCCTTAAATTAAAGCGTTCGAAAAGTTATTTTTAGGTCGGATTCTTCGAACAAGTAATATTTTAGTATTCTTATTTTATCAAATTTCAAGTTTAAAGTCAAATAAAAAAGAGCCCGTGGGGCCCTAAATCATAAGCGTGAAGCACGGTATCTCTCAATTAAGCTGAACTCATAGCCTTTTTTAGTAAGAGCCTTATAAGCTCTTTTTAGATCCTTCTTCAAATTATTGTCAAGCTTTCTAATTTCAGTTTTCGAGCACAAAATTGAAGAAAGACCGCGATAGATTATCTTATCAAGATGAGAATTACATCCTCTTATAAATTGGTCGATAGACCATTTGTAATTGCTACTTATAATAATCACAAAATTTATACCATAGGTATTGTATCTTTCACAGATACTCAACCCCGTGAAATATATATTGTTCATGAGCCTTTCAATTTCAATTTCACTTTCACTTTCGCTTTCACTCTCAATTTCACTCTCAATTTCGCTTTCACTCTCACTAGCTAACCTATCAACAATAGGTCTTAAGGAGTGGAGAATTACCACAGATTCCTCAAATCCAAGCTGATCATCTTGCGTGATCAAATTGATAATATTTCCAGCAATAGCAGATGCCATTTGCTTTGGAGTATTTAGGATGCTTTTGTCAACCGCTTCAGAAAACCGCCTCTTGAAACTTTCCAGAAAATTCAAAACTTTTTCTAATTTTTCTCGATCTTCATCGTATTCCTCACTATATTCAACATTGCTATGGAATTCTGCCGCAATTGTTAAAATAGTCTCTAACTCTTCAATATCGCAGTCTTTAATCGCCGCCAAAGCCATCTTAACATCTGAAACTAATGGGTAAAGATACAATTCGCCCTCACAATAATTTCTACTTTCCTCTTTAAAAAGAACTTCATATAATAACATTTTTGTTACCTCCAAAAATATATAGAATATAAATATTATACCTATTTTTACATTTTTTGTCAATTGTAAATTCCCTACTCAGCAAGCAAAGATATATAAACTATTCTAAAGAAACAAGAAAAATGATAAACAAAGAATAAAAGCAATCCTTCGAGTTTTAGCAAGATAAAGACCTAACCCTTTTATATTGTTAAAAAGGTAGGTTTTAATAAAATATCTCTTTTTTTGCATAAAAATACGCTTCTAAAGTCCTTTTGTAAACTATGAATTAAAATATGTTATACCAGATTTTCAAAAAAAGAAGACCCCGCATAATTAGCAGGGCTTTAGATGAAAAAACTTACAATCTTTGATGAGCGAACTCAACCTATTCTTCAATGACATAATTGCCATTTAAAGAAAATTCTAATGCATTATCATTGTCAACTCTTGGAGAAACATTATAGCGCATTCTTGCTTTTGTTCTAATGAAACAGCGGATTGCCCAGAGGTAAAACTCCATAAGAACCCATAAACCTGCGACAATAATAAGCGATATTTTGTCTGGCTGACTTTCAACTATTAAAAGCATTGTTGCTATGAGCAATAA from Candidatus Saccharimonas sp. includes:
- a CDS encoding ATP-dependent Clp protease proteolytic subunit, with the translated sequence MRKTENYLVPTVVEETNRGERAFDIYSRLLKERVIFLGEDVNSHTANVVVAQLLHLAFENPDEDIKLYINSPGGSVYDGLAIYDTIKFIKPDVQTIGIGLQASMGAFLLAAGTKGKRAILPNSRVMIHQPSSGTRGKVTDQEIDLKESLLLKEKLAQILAKNSGQDLEKLKNDMERDYWMSAEEAVKYGLADKIIKQEK
- a CDS encoding ATP-dependent Clp protease ATP-binding subunit, whose amino-acid sequence is MIPEDFQEIISRMSENSHKSLERAEFFSRKFKTGYIGIEHILLGILANRESSAATLAYEYGLKFEDLYDFFVENPPISKSLPDFADPNVRALTDRAVFALKMASLISGDDNEIGTKNLLFSILKQKDLKLQVVLRQTGADIEGLVNAFDILFSNENSADGIDEIEQKSFRKNSEKQQSSREIAILKKFGEDLTEKAKNGELNPVIGRETEVQRLITVLLRRTKSNPVLIGEAGVGKTAVVELLAQKISKEQVPSQLIGKRIFEIDLAGMLAGTKFRGQFEERLKNVIKALEKHQEIIAFIDEIHLLAGTGSAEGAMDAANILKPALARGKIKLIGATTFDEFKKSIEKDSALNRRFQSVQVEEPSLNETIDILKGLREKYEKYHNIEVSDEVLGEIVDMSARYIFDRQMPDKAIDILDEAGALAASEKVSKPNKILEFSREIEKLNEKQIRAAENEDFEDAALYKTRISQLRKKLSEEEQKAKSSKKINLTSDYVARAISLKTNIPVQKISKNQAKILQNLEKHLTKKVIGQSEAIEKISKAIRRNKSGISDENRPIGSFIFLGPTGVGKTELSRQLANEVFGGSKSLIKIDMSEFGEKHKTSQLLGAPAGYVGYGEGGTLTEKIRRQPYSVVLFDEIEKAHPDTFNLLLQLLEDGELTDSQGRKVSFKNTVVILTSNLGASEMMNEKSLGFEAESSSKKNHSKNEKFARKALEKVLKPELLNRFDGIITFQSLSKTEIGKIFDILLSDLNNRLLRKGLNLKVRKSAKDFIIEKGYDAKNGARPLRRAIEDLLEHKIAEEILVKNPSKGTQFVAIAKNGEIIIEVSKD
- a CDS encoding ribonuclease J; the protein is MTDNFNEKQARKRANLQKKAQDLQKNRDKYVGNTKNESNEKNAKIAQKAKNISKQTRVQKSDTKKVNLPTTTRRGAVVRAQRMISNDINMRATQHIVNIPVNKSLFNGFNGEQLTASKLKKLRPEKDSVRVIPLGGLGEFGIGKNMFAIEYMDEILVIDMGSIFPNEDYPGVNFMTPDITYLKDNMHKVKAVAFTHAHLDHIGAVRQLLPEFGNNIPIYATDFTIGMIKRQMEEAVVEVSPNYQIVDPFKHEQIRISKYMTLEFVHVLHSIPGCVAMVIRTPNGNIVHMGDWRFENDPVDTQFDLPRLAEIAQTEGVDLLMNESTNIDTPGTHPHSEYSIGESVGEVMTAYPHARLIFSCFSSQIYRLQLILDEAVKHDRKVAFAGFSMINAIEIALRSRKIKVPKDVIVKMEDIVKLDDSKVTIVCTGSQGELNAVLNRMATGAHRFVKIKATDVVVFSSSPIPGNEPRVASTVDGLLREGAGVIQHGRGHYHGIGPLHLSGHAYYDDHVRLVETIRPRNYLPVHGEFYMLQHNAEMAQKVLGLKREEILVADSGDIIELTKEKKIKKGGRVHVGSILYDNTGNTVHDAVVKDRLHISTEGIFIIVLTISKKTGRLLKTPDVISRGFVYLKDSEELIGKIRHYLRIKIDREVERKVEIADMKQEIKDDISHLLFDSTGHTPIVIPVVNKV
- the recG gene encoding ATP-dependent DNA helicase RecG, which produces MNLNSSLGLVKGVGEKTLEKLESVNLRTVGDILEFFPRKYEDFASLTSLSEIKPGKVLFKAHAEKVSMRRVRRGMTITEAILTDGKDKIKAIWFNQPYRVKQLQDEEEFFFSGKYDFNYNRYQITNPSLMKREELPKNQNFSGKGGEIVPIYPQKKGLKTETIRKILTELKPMMKILPETLPEIIVRKEELISRAQAIEWVHFPGSAEEFNLALERLAFDEIFELILAAKLNKIENEQLRGYNIKPKIQDVKQFVGKLPFDLTQSQRLSSWEIMQNMSQDFPMNRLLQGDVGSGKTTVAAIAALNAVKNGYQVAVFAPTEILAQQLAENFSKTLAWCGISIGFLSGKVKGKARKTLFENLKNGNLDILVGTSAIIQEKVDFLNLGLVIIDEQHRFGVAQRQKILEKSHQKMPHLLAMTATPIPRSLQLTLFGDLSISILKEKPEGRKPVQTEIISPASRAPMNARIRDEISNGRQVFVIVPAIQEGKNEEIKSVEAEFKRLKRDFKEFRILQLHGKKKSEEKEQIMADFLAKKADILLSTTVIEVGINVPNASVIVIENADRFGLAQLHQLRGRVGRGGGDAFCYLVMSSNAKPPQRLQEISKTNDGFILAEKDLELRGAGEIYGKAQSGEINLEFASIGDTKMISRAQSAVDFLFENQKYWQEYLREKPKSLEKYQRLTLLN
- a CDS encoding methylated-DNA--[protein]-cysteine S-methyltransferase, producing the protein MRELKLSKIQTPLGEMTAIAHDDALVFLEFQDNENFEKDLAQIKEFFEVENIEEGENLPIKQIRIELEDYFKHPFAGFKTPIEMIGTDFQKQVWEELQNIRSGSTSTYSEIAEKIENPNAVRAVGNALNANKLSIIIPCHRVLTKDMDFGGYNGGQNRKSWLLQHEGI
- the nusA gene encoding transcription termination factor NusA produces the protein MEDLNIKQMMLAAKTIAAEKNLPEEKVLEVIEMAIAAAWRRENGNRDQNVRAELNTQTGDAEVFVQYEVVDGEEAYNINNEISLEDAKKLDANAEIGEIVEEKFPVETFGRVAAQTAKQVVLQRLREAEREIILEEFEDKVGTIVSGSVSKIDQRFVRIDLGKANGVMPLREQINGEYFSVGQRIKVLIKEIEREGRAPELILSRADAKFVEILFEQEVPELETGMVEIVAIAREAGRRTKMAVRSIMNGVDPVGTFVGSRGVRVQSVMNEIGEREKIDIVTWSENPSEFIREALSPAEVVEVQIKETGENERKRATVLVSEDQQSVAIGRAGQNVRLASRLTGYELDIELAKSTEKKPRGNVEDGLFSALNEATESEVVENLDGDESDREKFGGEEQ